The following are encoded in a window of Thermodesulfobacteriota bacterium genomic DNA:
- the rplK gene encoding 50S ribosomal protein L11 — MKKIDGYIKLLVDAGKATPSPPVGPALGQRGVNIMEFCKAFNAETAKKEGLLPVTVTVYADRSFSFEVKTPPVSYLLKKAAKVGKGSGEALKVKVGKVTKAQVEEIAKTKLPDLNTNDIEAASNIVAGTARSMGIDVV, encoded by the coding sequence ATGAAGAAGATTGACGGATATATAAAACTACTAGTTGATGCAGGAAAGGCGACACCTTCACCTCCAGTTGGACCAGCACTTGGTCAAAGGGGTGTTAACATTATGGAATTTTGCAAAGCCTTTAACGCAGAGACTGCCAAAAAGGAAGGGCTTTTACCAGTAACTGTTACTGTTTATGCTGACAGATCCTTTTCTTTTGAGGTAAAGACTCCTCCCGTATCCTATTTGCTTAAAAAAGCGGCAAAGGTTGGTAAGGGTTCAGGAGAGGCTCTTAAGGTAAAAGTTGGAAAAGTAACAAAAGCTCAAGTGGAGGAGATAGCAAAGACTAAGCTCCCTGATCTCAATACCAATGATATTGAGGCTGCATCCAATATTGTAGCGGGTACAGCGAGAAGTATGGGGATCGATGTAGTTTAA
- the nusG gene encoding transcription termination/antitermination protein NusG translates to MNIRWYVVHTNTGFEDRVKSYIEDRAVVEGFQDEVAEVLVPTETIVEPVKGGKKKTSVRKFFPGYILVRMELNDRSWHFIRNIPKVIGFVGGKIKDGVIDPDTVPDVNEEEVLRIKRQIEEGTLKPKPKISFDKGETVKVIEGPFANFSGVIEEVKPDKAKVQVLVTIFGRTTPIELDFNQVEKI, encoded by the coding sequence TGGTATGTTGTACATACAAATACGGGCTTTGAAGATAGAGTTAAGTCTTACATTGAAGACAGAGCAGTAGTTGAGGGTTTTCAAGACGAGGTTGCTGAAGTTCTTGTACCTACTGAAACTATTGTAGAGCCGGTAAAAGGCGGGAAGAAAAAAACTTCTGTTAGAAAGTTTTTTCCTGGCTATATATTGGTGAGAATGGAGCTTAACGATAGAAGCTGGCACTTTATTAGAAATATTCCTAAAGTGATTGGCTTTGTTGGAGGAAAAATTAAGGACGGCGTCATAGATCCAGACACTGTACCTGATGTGAATGAAGAAGAAGTACTCAGGATAAAAAGACAAATTGAAGAGGGTACACTTAAGCCTAAACCTAAGATTTCTTTTGATAAAGGAGAGACAGTGAAGGTTATTGAAGGGCCTTTTGCTAATTTCTCAGGAGTTATAGAAGAAGTTAAGCCGGATAAAGCTAAGGTGCAGGTTCTTGTTACTATTTTTGGAAGAACCACTCCAATAGAATTAGATTTTAATCAAGTGGAGAAAATTTAA